The following proteins are encoded in a genomic region of Gossypium hirsutum isolate 1008001.06 chromosome D05, Gossypium_hirsutum_v2.1, whole genome shotgun sequence:
- the LOC107906614 gene encoding zinc finger CCCH domain-containing protein 25 isoform X2 — protein sequence MNPLTLVKRLQNINAKEADLGISEEASWHAKYKDSAYIFVGGLPYDLTEGDLLAVFAQYGEIVDVNLVRDKGTGKSKGFAFLAYEDQRSTILAVDNLNGAQILGRIIRVDHAEKYKKKEEEEDEEEEQKKKEARGVCYAFQRGECTRGAGCKFSHNEQSPCQVQMNSKHEWHILGVAFREKLRFSSVILRSWLSYSLVPGELPILVGVLRIIKVQDGEMTNTRVQKRVTKVPACRSIQ from the exons ATGAATCCATTAACGTTAGTCAAGCGATTGCAAAACATTAATGCGAAAGAAGCAGACTTAGGGATATCGGAGGAAGCATCATGGCACGCCAAGTACAAAGATTCCGCTTACATCTTTGTCGGTGGCCTTCCGTATGACCTCACCGAAGGTGATCTCCTCGCTGTTTTTGCCCA ataTGGAGAAATTGTAGACGTTAATCTTGTTAGAGATAAGGGTACTGGGAAATCAAAAGGCTTCGCTTTTCTTGCTTATGAGGACCAGAGAAGTACAATTCTTGCTGTAG ATAATCTTAACGGAGCACAGATTTTGGGTCGAATTATAAGGGTTGATCATGCCGAAAAGtataagaagaaagaagaagaagaagatgaagaggaaGAACAGAAAAAAAAGGAGGCCCGGGGGGTTTGTTATGCTTTCCAGAGAGGTGAATGTACTCGCGGCGCTGGATGTAAATTTTCCCACAATGAGCAA TCACCGTGCCAGGTCCAGATGAATTCAAAGCATGAATGGCATATTCTAGGTG TTGCATTTCGAGAAAAACTCCGTTTTTCCTCTGTTATTCTTCGTTCTTGGCTATCTTACTCTCTTGTGCCAGG AGAGCTGCCAATACTGGTTGGGGTCCTCAGGATAATAAAAGTTCAAGATGGGGAAATGACAAATACGAGGGTTCAAAAAAGAGTGACAAAAGTTCCTGCATGCAGGAGCATACAGTAG
- the LOC107906614 gene encoding zinc finger CCCH domain-containing protein 25 isoform X3 produces the protein MNPLTLVKRLQNINAKEADLGISEEASWHAKYKDSAYIFVGGLPYDLTEGDLLAVFAQYGEIVDVNLVRDKGTGKSKGFAFLAYEDQRSTILAVDNLNGAQILGRIIRVDHAEKYKKKEEEEDEEEEQKKKEARGVCYAFQRGECTRGAGCKFSHNEQVQMNSKHEWHILGVAFREKLRFSSVILRSWLSYSLVPGELPILVGVLRIIKVQDGEMTNTRVQKRVTKVPACRSIQ, from the exons ATGAATCCATTAACGTTAGTCAAGCGATTGCAAAACATTAATGCGAAAGAAGCAGACTTAGGGATATCGGAGGAAGCATCATGGCACGCCAAGTACAAAGATTCCGCTTACATCTTTGTCGGTGGCCTTCCGTATGACCTCACCGAAGGTGATCTCCTCGCTGTTTTTGCCCA ataTGGAGAAATTGTAGACGTTAATCTTGTTAGAGATAAGGGTACTGGGAAATCAAAAGGCTTCGCTTTTCTTGCTTATGAGGACCAGAGAAGTACAATTCTTGCTGTAG ATAATCTTAACGGAGCACAGATTTTGGGTCGAATTATAAGGGTTGATCATGCCGAAAAGtataagaagaaagaagaagaagaagatgaagaggaaGAACAGAAAAAAAAGGAGGCCCGGGGGGTTTGTTATGCTTTCCAGAGAGGTGAATGTACTCGCGGCGCTGGATGTAAATTTTCCCACAATGAGCAA GTCCAGATGAATTCAAAGCATGAATGGCATATTCTAGGTG TTGCATTTCGAGAAAAACTCCGTTTTTCCTCTGTTATTCTTCGTTCTTGGCTATCTTACTCTCTTGTGCCAGG AGAGCTGCCAATACTGGTTGGGGTCCTCAGGATAATAAAAGTTCAAGATGGGGAAATGACAAATACGAGGGTTCAAAAAAGAGTGACAAAAGTTCCTGCATGCAGGAGCATACAGTAG
- the LOC107906614 gene encoding zinc finger CCCH domain-containing protein 25 isoform X4 — MNPLTLVKRLQNINAKEADLGISEEASWHAKYKDSAYIFVGGLPYDLTEGDLLAVFAQYGEIVDVNLVRDKGTGKSKGFAFLAYEDQRSTILAVDNLNGAQILGRIIRVDHAEKYKKKEEEEDEEEEQKKKEARGVCYAFQRGECTRGAGCKFSHNEQVQMNSKHEWHILVAFREKLRFSSVILRSWLSYSLVPGELPILVGVLRIIKVQDGEMTNTRVQKRVTKVPACRSIQ; from the exons ATGAATCCATTAACGTTAGTCAAGCGATTGCAAAACATTAATGCGAAAGAAGCAGACTTAGGGATATCGGAGGAAGCATCATGGCACGCCAAGTACAAAGATTCCGCTTACATCTTTGTCGGTGGCCTTCCGTATGACCTCACCGAAGGTGATCTCCTCGCTGTTTTTGCCCA ataTGGAGAAATTGTAGACGTTAATCTTGTTAGAGATAAGGGTACTGGGAAATCAAAAGGCTTCGCTTTTCTTGCTTATGAGGACCAGAGAAGTACAATTCTTGCTGTAG ATAATCTTAACGGAGCACAGATTTTGGGTCGAATTATAAGGGTTGATCATGCCGAAAAGtataagaagaaagaagaagaagaagatgaagaggaaGAACAGAAAAAAAAGGAGGCCCGGGGGGTTTGTTATGCTTTCCAGAGAGGTGAATGTACTCGCGGCGCTGGATGTAAATTTTCCCACAATGAGCAA GTCCAGATGAATTCAAAGCATGAATGGCATATTCTAG TTGCATTTCGAGAAAAACTCCGTTTTTCCTCTGTTATTCTTCGTTCTTGGCTATCTTACTCTCTTGTGCCAGG AGAGCTGCCAATACTGGTTGGGGTCCTCAGGATAATAAAAGTTCAAGATGGGGAAATGACAAATACGAGGGTTCAAAAAAGAGTGACAAAAGTTCCTGCATGCAGGAGCATACAGTAG
- the LOC107906614 gene encoding zinc finger CCCH domain-containing protein 25 isoform X1, whose product MNPLTLVKRLQNINAKEADLGISEEASWHAKYKDSAYIFVGGLPYDLTEGDLLAVFAQYGEIVDVNLVRDKGTGKSKGFAFLAYEDQRSTILAVDNLNGAQILGRIIRVDHAEKYKKKEEEEDEEEEQKKKEARGVCYAFQRGECTRGAGCKFSHNEQRAANTGWGPQDNKSSRWGNDKYEGSKKSDKSSCMQEHTVEKRDGREGKRSRRYDGKDAGPASREDCSGIEGKRLTRHNDDDRYKREEKRSRWHNDSDLEPRSVEDRHRRDENRSRRHGDDGEDRARFKEDRKDESRLKRHGDDEFDPRPNGDHDRRGEKRILRNESESHPREERDKRGGERLTGYNRDSSSHRHGERNKNF is encoded by the exons ATGAATCCATTAACGTTAGTCAAGCGATTGCAAAACATTAATGCGAAAGAAGCAGACTTAGGGATATCGGAGGAAGCATCATGGCACGCCAAGTACAAAGATTCCGCTTACATCTTTGTCGGTGGCCTTCCGTATGACCTCACCGAAGGTGATCTCCTCGCTGTTTTTGCCCA ataTGGAGAAATTGTAGACGTTAATCTTGTTAGAGATAAGGGTACTGGGAAATCAAAAGGCTTCGCTTTTCTTGCTTATGAGGACCAGAGAAGTACAATTCTTGCTGTAG ATAATCTTAACGGAGCACAGATTTTGGGTCGAATTATAAGGGTTGATCATGCCGAAAAGtataagaagaaagaagaagaagaagatgaagaggaaGAACAGAAAAAAAAGGAGGCCCGGGGGGTTTGTTATGCTTTCCAGAGAGGTGAATGTACTCGCGGCGCTGGATGTAAATTTTCCCACAATGAGCAA AGAGCTGCCAATACTGGTTGGGGTCCTCAGGATAATAAAAGTTCAAGATGGGGAAATGACAAATACGAGGGTTCAAAAAAGAGTGACAAAAGTTCCTGCATGCAGGAGCATACAGTAGAGAAAAGAGATGGGAGAGAAGGAAAGAGGTCTAGAAGGTACGATGGTAAAGATGCTGGACCAGCATCTAGAGAAGATTGTAGTGGTATTGAAGGAAAGAGATTAACAAGGCATAATGATGATGATCGGTATAAAAGGGAAGAAAAAAGATCTAGATGGCACAATGATAGCGATCTCGAGCCAAGGTCAGTAGAAGATCGTCATAGGAGAGATGAAAATAGATCAAGAAGGCATGGTGACGATGGAGAAGACAGGGCTAGGTTCAAAGAAGATAGGAAGGATGAAAGTAGATTAAAAAGGCATGGTGATGATGAGTTTGATCCAAGGCCTAACGGAGACCATGATAGGAGAGGAGAAAAACGAATCTTAAGGAATGAATCAGAATCTCATCCAAGAGAAGAGCGTGATAAGAGAGGTGGGGAGAGACTGACAGGCTATAACAGGGATTCATCCTCCCATCGACATGGGGAGAGAAATAAAAACTTTTAG
- the LOC107906613 gene encoding pentatricopeptide repeat-containing protein At2g29760, chloroplastic-like — METLSTPLPSLPRNSTSLTVKNDHDHDHPVFLHIKQCTNSSQLGQIHAHMLRTGLFFDPYSASKLFAASALLPFSSLDYARKVFDQIPKPNLHSWNTLIRVYASSPEPLQGILIFLRMVHESPYYPNKFTFPFVIKAAAEIFSLCVGQALHGLAIKASLGADVFISNSLIHLYLSCGDLDSAYRVFTMIGEKDVVSWNSMITGLAQRGCAEKAFQLFQEMEEEGVKPNDVTMVGVLSACAKKLDLELGRWVCSYIERKGIRVDLTLSNGMLDMYTKCGSLEDAKRLFDMMEEKDIVTWTTMLDGYAKLGEYETAKQVLDTMPRQDIAAWNALISGYEQNGKSKEALSLYHELQQSQIAKPDGITLVSALSACSQLGAMGIGECIHAYVKEQGIKLNCHLTTSLIDMYSKCGDIKKALDVFYSVDRRDVFVWSAMIAGLAMHGQGRDAIDLFSKMQETMIKPNSVTFTNVLCACSHAGLVKEGKTFFNQMEPVYGIRPGIQHYSCMVDMLGRAGLLEEAVEFIEKMPILPSDSVWGALLGACQIYGNVELAELACRHLLELDPENNGAYVLLSNVYAKTGKWDGVSRLRKHMRVTGLKKEQGCSRIEVNGVIHEFLAGDNCHPLSKEIYSKLDEIVVRLKSAGYVPNKSHLLQLIEEDEMQEHALNLHSEKLAIAFGLQYVEVSQPIRIIKNLRVCGDCHSVAKLVSRLYNREIILRDRYRFHHFSGGNCSCKDYW, encoded by the coding sequence ATGGAAACTCTAAGCACCCCTCTTCCGTCTCTTCCGCGTAACTCAACTTCCCTAACTGTCAAAAACGACCACGACCACGACCACCCAGTCTTTTTACATATCAAGCAATGCACCAATTCAAGCCAACTCGGGCAAATCCATGCCCATATGCTCCGAACAGGACTTTTCTTTGACCCATACTCCGCTAGCAAACTCTTCGCGGCCTCTGCATTGTTGCCTTTTTCGAGCTTGGATTACGCTCGTAAAGTGTTTGATCAAATTCCCAAACCGAATCTTCACTCATGGAATACCCTCATTCGGGTTTATGCTTCCAGTCCTGAACCTCTCCAAGGAATTTTAATCTTTCTAAGGATGGTTCATGAGAGTCCTTATTACCCCAATAAATTCACTTTTCCCTTTGTGATCAAGGCTGCCGCTGAGATTTTTAGTTTATGTGTTGGCCAGGCTCTTCATGGGTTGGCAATTAAGGCCTCGTTAGGGGCGGATGTTTTTATTTCCAATTCATTGATACATTTGTATTTGTCGTGTGGGGATTTGGATTCGGCTTATAGGGTATTTACGATGATTGGTGAAAAAGATGTTGTATCTTGGAATTCAATGATCACCGGCTTGGCACAAAGGGGTTGTGCTGAAAAGGCATTTCAGCTGTTTCAGGAAATGGAGGAAGAAGGTGTGAAGCCGAATGATGTGACAATGGTTGGTGTTTTATCAGCTTGTGCAAAGAAGCTGGACTTGGAGCTTGGGAGATGGGTGTGTTCATATATTGAAAGGAAAGGGATAAGGGTGGACTTGACTTTGAGTAATGGAATGCTGGATATGTATACAAAATGTGGAAGTCTTGAAGATGCAAAAAGATTGTTTGATATGATGGAGGAGAAGGATATTGTCACGTGGACAACTATGCTCGACGGTTATGCTAAATTGGGAGAGTACGAGACAGCAAAGCAAGTTCTTGATACTATGCCTAGGCAAGATATTGCTGCATGGAATGCCCTTATATCTGGCTATGAACAGAATGGAAAGTCAAAGGAGGCTTTGTCCTTATATCATGAATTGCAACAGAGCCAAATTGCTAAACCTGATGGGATCACTCTTGTTAGCGCTCTATCAGCTTGTTCTCAATTAGGAGCAATGGGAATAGGTGAATGTATCCATGCCTATGTCAAAGAGCAGGGGATTAAGTTAAATTGTCATCTTACAACCTCGCTCATTGATATGTATTCCAAATGCGGAGATATAAAGAAGGCACTTGATGTATTCTATTCTGTGGATAGGAGGGATGTGTTTGTCTGGAGTGCCATGATTGCAGGTTTGGCGATGCATGGTCAAGGGAGAGATGCAATAGATTTGTTCTCTAAGATGCAAGAAACTATGATCAAGCCCAATTCTGTGACCTTTACTAATGTGTTGTGTGCTTGCAGCCATGCTGGGTTGGTGAAGGAGGGAAAAACCTTTTTCAATCAGATGGAACCAGTTTATGGGATTCGGCCTGGTATCCAGCACTATTCTTGCATGGTTGATATGCTCGGTCGTGCAGGCCTTTTGGAAGAAGCTGTTGAATTCATTGAGAAAATGCCAATACTTCCTAGTGATTCTGTGTGGGGAGCTCTGCTTGGAGCTTGTCAAATTTATGGAAATGTTGAGCTTGCTGAACTGGCTTGTAGGCATTTGCTTGAGTTGGATCCTGAAAATAATGGAGCATATGTTCTTTTATCTAATGTGTATGCCAAAACTGGGAAATGGGATGGTGTTTCTAGATTAAGGAAGCACATGAGAGTAACTGGACTaaagaaagaacaaggttgtAGCAGAATTGAGGTCAATGGAGTCATTCATGAATTTCTTGCAGGAGATAACTGCCATCCTCTTTCCAAggaaatatattcaaaattagaTGAGATTGTGGTGAGATTAAAATCAGCTGGTTATGTACCCAACAAGTCCCACCTTCTGCAACTTATTGAAGAGGATGAGATGCAAGAGCATGCTCTTAACCTTCACAGTGAGAAATTAGCAATTGCCTTTGGATTACAATACGTGGAAGTGTCTCAGCCAATCCGAATTATAAAAAATCTTCGTGTTTGTGGGGACTGCCACTCAGTTGCTAAGCTTGTATCGAGACTTTATAATAGAGAGATAATACTAAGAGATCGGTATAGGTTCCACCATTTTAGTGGCGGAAATTGTTCTTGCAAGGATTATTGGTGA
- the LOC121216735 gene encoding probable LRR receptor-like serine/threonine-protein kinase At3g47570 produces the protein MNTYAFGATQFVRRPKTDLPKLERASRNKLIGNILVELGKLVKLENLEIAHDNLTGHLPTSLGNVSTLQDINLEGNYLEGGLQVTLGFLKSLPVSLGYSLPNLRGIHIGGENHITGTIPLGIVNLVNLIGIGLAENRLTGTIPDSLGMLKKLQTLYLGGKRDLNCGCGHVFGCVAFIVVVDKTDAIAVTADIGNLVNLVYLNISSNNFSGHIPAALSDCTTLETLSLGENHFDGSIPDSLSSLRSIAELDLSSNNLSGQIPDYLEKLSFLKYLNLSHNRFEGPVPTKGVFNNASAVSLTRNGRLCGGIAELHLPSCPFTHPKDPKTSIPFKLIWIVCGVLGILMLSSLLFCWLRKRGVKAKPSLAFRLGNSIMMVSFHQLLKATDGFAPANLIGQGSFGNVYKGILYQNQEQNVIAVKVMNLQEQGASRSSLTECKTLRNVRHRNLVKIISACSSIDFQGNPFKALIYEFIPNGSYINGYIIPSNTENQRS, from the exons ATGAATACATATGCTTTTGGTGCCACGCAATTTGTTAGGAGGCCAAAGACCGATTTACCCAAGCTTGAAAG AGCTTCTCGGAACAAGTTGATCGGGAACATCCTAGTGGAGCTTGGCAAATTGGTGAAGCTTGAAAATTTGGAGATTGCTCACGACAATCTAACAGGACATCTGCCGACTTCTCTTGGGAACGTTTCTACTCTCCAAGACATCAACTTAGAAGGAAACTACTTGGAAGGAGGATTGCAAGTTACGTTAGGCTTTCTAAAGAG CCTCCCTGTTAGCTTAGGCTATAGTTTGCCAAACCTAAGAGGAATTCATATAGGAG GTGAGAATCATATAACTGGCACCATTCCTTTGGGGATAGTAAACCTTGTAAATCTAATCGGAATTGGTTTGGCCGAGAACCGCCTCACCGGTACTATTCCTGATTCCCTTGGTATGCTTAAAAAGCTGCAAACTTTGTACTTGGGTGGAAAAAGGGATTTAAATTGTGGTTGCGGCCACGTTTTCGGTTGCGTTGCGTTTATCGTGGTTGTGGACAAAACGGATGCTATTGCGGTCACTGCGG ATATAGGAAACTTGGTAAATTTGGTATATCTAAATATCTCTAGCAACAACTTCTCTGGCCACATTCCTGCTGCTCTCAGCGACTGTACAACCTTGGAGACTCTTTCTTTGGGGGAGAATCATTTTGATGGAAGTATCCCAGACTCTTTAAGTTCTTTGAGAAGCATTGCAGAATTAGACCTGTCCAGCAATAATTTGTCCGGTCAAATTCCAGACTACCTAGAAAAGTTATCTTTCTTGAAATACTTGAATCTCTCTCACAATCGATTTGAAGGGCCAGTGCCGACCAAAGGGGTTTTCAATAACGCCTCAGCGGTTTCTCTAACTAGGAACGGCAGGCTTTGTGGGGGAATTGCTGAATTGCATCTTCCATCATGCCCCTTCACCCACCCTAAGGATCCAAAAACAAGTATTCCGTTCAAATTAATCTGGATTGTTTGTGGGGTTCTTGGAATTCTCATGCTCTCATCACTCCTTTTCTGTTGGTTGAGGAAAAGAGGAGTAAAAGCAAAGCCTTCATTGGCTTTCCGCTTAGGAAATTCAATTATGATGGTTTCTTTCCACCAGCTCCTCAAAGCTACTGATGGATTCGCTCCAGCCAACTTGATCGGCCAAGGAAGCTTTGGTAATGTGTACAAAGGAATTTTATATCAAAACCAAGAGCAAAACGTAATTGCGGTGAAAGTGATGAACCTACAAGAGCAAGGTGCTTCCAGAAGTTCCCTCACAGAATGTAAAACCTTGAGAAATGTGAGGCATCGAAATCTTGTCAAGATCATATCTGCTTGCTCTAGTATTGATTTTCAAGGCAATCCTTTCAAAGCCCTCATCTACGAGTTCATACCCAACGGGAGTTACATCAATGGTTACATTATACCATCCAACACGGAGAACCAAAGATCTTAA
- the LOC107902770 gene encoding putative receptor-like protein kinase At3g47110, which yields MVARVGDFGLARFFPKSMNSLSGNSSSTHCLKGTIGYAPPEYGIGTEATTSGDMYSFGILLLEIFTRKRPTDDMFKDGLKLHLFSKMSLPDQVLEVVDPLLLPRDNERQSASSSRNPRRANMEETKMKECLISIMKVGIACSVESPTNQMDILDAAKELHFIRDKFVGTRIRTERERANHL from the exons ATGGTTGCTCGTGTTGGAGATTTTGGACTAGCCAGGTTTTTCCCAAAATCAATGAACAGTTTATCTGGAAACTCTTCAAGCACTCATTGTTTGAAAGGAACTATCGGCTATGCTCCGCCAG AATATGGCATTGGAACGGAGGCAACAACAAGCGGAGACATGTACAGCTTCGGAATTCTACTGCTTGAAATATTCACTAGGAAGAGACCTACCGATGACATGTTTAAAGATGGACTAAAACTTCACCTGTTCTCAAAGATGTCATTGCCGGATCAAGTGCTTGAAGTTGTTGATCCGTTGCTTTTACCTAGGGATAACGAAAGACAAAGTGCGAGCAGCAGCCGGAACCCAAGGAGAGCAAACATGGAAGAAACCAAAATGAAAGAGTGCCTCATTTCCATCATGAAAGTTGGAATCGCTTGTTCGGTTGAATCACCTACAAACCAGATGGACATTTTGGATGCAGCCAAGGAACTGCATTTTATCAGGGACAAATTTGTAGGGACCAGAATCCGAACAGAAAGAGAAAGAGCAAATCATCTTTAG
- the LOC107906611 gene encoding uncharacterized protein, which produces MAKANIGSFFNKFLSLFVLLLHLGCFVFTAAKDNHKATKKRKSSPLSPNSHKHRKALSSTWTFLKRIFSSKANCINTIQAAHPPTSATTPALTSARNSQHSLVSMSMINPPETHLSDSPPPRSQIQSGYCPESGISSDYPFFPLRNDIFPCTACGEIFQKSHLLEQHQATKHAVSELVDGDSGNNIVRIIFKTGWTDKVKSPEIHRILKIHNSPKILTKFEEYREVVKAKAARNGAMGRRDERCIADGNELLRFNCSTFTCDLGLNGSSSICNQQYCSICGIIKSGFSPKMDGISTLSTSWRAHMAIPEDVEEEFKFMNVKRAMLVCRVVAGRVGSEGEEIDKEDGGFDSVIGRGGGSGAYTKLDEEELLVFNPRAVLPCFVIVYTV; this is translated from the coding sequence ATGGCGAAAGCCAATATTGGGTCATTCTTCAATAAGTTCCTTTCTCTTTTCGTCCTTCTTCTCCACCTTGGTTGCTTCGTTTTCACCGCCGCTAAAGACAACCATAAAGCAACCAAGAAACGCAAATCCTCACCTCTTTCTCCTAACTCTCACAAACACCGCAAAGCTCTTTCCTCCACATGGACTTTTCTCAAACGCATTTTTTCTTCTAAAGCCAACTGCATAAACACCATCCAGGCCGCACACCCTCCAACATCAGCAACCACACCGGCGTTAACCTCTGCAAGAAACTCCCAACATTCCCTTGTCTCCATGTCCATGATCAATCCACCTGAAACTCACCTATCAGACAGCCCTCCCCCACGTTCTCAAATACAATCCGGGTATTGTCCAGAATCCGGTATCTCATCCGACTACCCGTTTTTCCCTCTACGTAACGATATCTTCCCATGCACAGCTTGCGGCGAGATTTTTCAGAAATCCCATTTGCTCGAACAACACCAAGCAACCAAACACGCCGTATCCGAACTCGTTGATGGCGATTCAGGTAACAACATAGTTCGGATCATATTCAAAACCGGTTGGACCGACAAAGTTAAGAGCCCTGAAATCCACCGTATTTTGAAGATCCATAACAGCCCAAAAATTCTAACCAAGTTCGAAGAATACAGAGAGGTTGTCAAAGCGAAAGCCGCTAGAAACGGTGCGATGGGGAGGCGAGACGAGAGGTGCATAGCTGATGGGAACGAGCTGTTGAGATTTAATTGCTCAACTTTCACGTGTGATTTGGGACTTAACGGGAGTTCAAGCATTTGCAATCAACAATACTGCAGCATTTGTGGGATAATTAAGTCTGGTTTTTCACCCAAGATGGATGGAATCTCCACGCTATCGACGAGCTGGAGAGCGCACATGGCGATCCCCGAGGATGTAGAGGAAGAGTTCAAGTTCATGAACGTGAAACGGGCCATGCTTGTGTGTCGGGTGGTGGCGGGTCGGGTTGGATCAGAAGGGGAAGAAATAGACAAGGAAGATGGTGGGTTTGATTCGGTGATCGGAAGGGGAGGAGGGAGTGGCGCATATACCAAGCTTGATGAGGAAGAGCTGTTGGTTTTCAATCCAAGGGCGGTGCTGCCTTGCTTTGTCATTGTGTACACTGTTTAA